A region from the Terriglobales bacterium genome encodes:
- a CDS encoding lysylphosphatidylglycerol synthase domain-containing protein, protein MPDFQRLIRVLLRFLAALIGVALLGYLVFRTGPAVIWKQVQQVGWGLLVIMILGGIAQFIKTCAWRQTFTCDIGGLSWARSYGVQLVSDAAGQLGLPGKLIGEGLRVSLLGSAVPLPNGISAAAIDGGLHILTAAVVTVLGIIATLLLAHLGGRWRVDGLLIAALLVVTVLLAAVGVVKRFPLMGNAARVIGRLPILHNWVSARQPIIDSAEHNLLTFYRVAPAAFAKGLALNFLWHALAVLEVFL, encoded by the coding sequence GTGCCTGATTTCCAGCGGTTAATCCGGGTGTTGCTTCGATTCCTTGCAGCTCTTATCGGAGTGGCCCTTCTGGGCTATTTGGTCTTCCGCACAGGTCCGGCGGTCATTTGGAAGCAAGTCCAGCAAGTGGGCTGGGGTTTGCTCGTGATCATGATCTTGGGAGGTATCGCGCAGTTCATCAAAACATGCGCCTGGCGACAGACGTTCACCTGCGACATCGGCGGGCTTTCCTGGGCACGCAGTTATGGTGTGCAGTTGGTTTCGGATGCCGCCGGGCAACTGGGCCTCCCCGGTAAATTGATCGGCGAGGGGCTCCGCGTTTCTCTCCTGGGTTCGGCGGTGCCGCTGCCCAATGGCATATCGGCTGCCGCGATCGATGGAGGACTGCATATCCTCACCGCGGCCGTCGTTACCGTGCTGGGAATTATAGCCACGTTGTTGCTGGCACATCTGGGTGGAAGATGGCGAGTGGATGGTTTGCTGATCGCGGCCCTGCTCGTGGTGACGGTGCTGCTGGCGGCAGTGGGCGTCGTAAAACGTTTTCCATTGATGGGGAATGCAGCCAGAGTGATTGGGCGTTTACCCATTCTGCACAACTGGGTCAGCGCCCGGCAACCGATCATCGATTCAGCCGAACACAACCTCCTGACGTTTTATCGCGTTGCGCCCGCCGCCTTTGCCAAGGGCCTGGCCCTGAATTTCTTGTGGCACGCGCTGGCGGTGTTGGAAGTGTTTCTGAT
- a CDS encoding DUF882 domain-containing protein, translated as MRFYHTHTGERLDIVYRRGDSYSQQALAKLDNFLRDHRTGDVHHFDPRLFDLLHDLTASVHDLDGEIDVVCGYRTPQSNEYLRHRSAHTGVARHSLHMQAEAIDIRLPAVPTAVLRDAALKLHRGGVGYYRDSDFVHVDVGRVRRW; from the coding sequence TTGCGTTTCTATCACACACACACCGGCGAGCGGCTCGACATCGTGTATCGCCGGGGCGACTCCTATTCTCAGCAAGCTCTGGCCAAGCTGGATAACTTTCTTCGCGATCACCGTACTGGTGACGTCCACCATTTTGATCCTCGCCTGTTCGATCTTCTTCATGATCTGACCGCGTCCGTTCACGACCTCGACGGCGAGATCGACGTCGTTTGCGGATACCGCACGCCGCAGAGCAACGAGTACTTGCGGCACCGAAGCGCGCACACGGGTGTCGCCCGGCACAGCTTGCACATGCAGGCAGAGGCTATTGACATTCGTTTGCCGGCAGTCCCGACGGCGGTCCTGCGCGATGCTGCTCTCAAGCTGCATCGCGGCGGCGTGGGTTACTATCGTGACTCCGATTTCGTTCACGTAGACGTCGGCCGCGTGCGCCGCTGGTGA